A single region of the Triticum dicoccoides isolate Atlit2015 ecotype Zavitan chromosome 2B, WEW_v2.0, whole genome shotgun sequence genome encodes:
- the LOC119367481 gene encoding origin of replication complex subunit 6, whose translation MDMSAIAARLGLSGSRPVVRKAAELRRLCDINFDSSVLGIGEVCKAIICLEIAATKFQVIFDRSEAVRMSGMSEKAYIRSFNALQNGLGVKTTLDVRELGIQFGCVRLIPFVQKGLALYKERFLAALPPSRRSSTDFGRPVFTAAAFYLCAKRHKLKVDKLKLIDLCGTSSSEFTTVSTSMGDLCFDVFGIAKEKKDPTSIKGNRELLDVLPSKRKHEDDSDHSDESSGDDNDDELDLPTHKRHKKMEKQAYNQWKSSVISTNKQTKPDPTKPRKQAQLNFKKKLPLEVPPPAN comes from the exons ATGGACATGTCGGCGATCGCCGCCCGCCTCGGCCTCTCCGGGTCCCGCCCCGTCGTGCGCAAGGccgccgagctccgccgcctctGCGACATCAACTTCGACTCCTCCGTCCTCGGCATC GGGGAGGTGTGCAAGGCCATCATCTGCCTCGAGATCGCCGCGACCAA GTTTCAGGTGATATTTGATCGGTCAGAGGCGGTGCGGATGAGCGGGATGTCGGAGAAGGCATACATCAGATCATTCAACGCGCTGCAGAATGGGCTTGGCGTCAA GACGACATTGGATGTGCGTGAATTGGGCATCCAGTTTGGCTGTGTCAGGTTGATACCTTTTGTGCAGAAGGGATTGGCGCT GTACAAAGAACGTTTCCTGGCTGCATTGCCTCCTTCTCGACGCTCAAGCACGGACTTTGGTCGGCCAGTGTTTACTGCAGCAGCATTCTATTTATGTGCAAAGAGGCATAAG CTCAAAGTTGACAAACTGAAGCTAATTGACCTGTGTGGTACATCTAGCTCTGAATTTACAACG GTTTCGACATCTATGGGAGACCTTTGTTTTGATGTTTTTGGGATAGCCAAGGAGAAGAAGGATCCAACCTCTATCAAAGGGAATAGAG AACTGCTGGATGTTTTGCCTAGCAAAAGGAAACATGAGGATGACAGCGACCATTCTGATGAATCATCCGGGGATGACAATGATGACGAGCTAGAT CTACCAACTCACAAAAGGCACAAGAAGATGGAAAAACAAGCATACAATCAGTGGAAGTCTTCAGTTATCTCCACCAACAAGCAAACCAAACCAG ACCCTACGAAGCCCAGGAAGCAAGCCCAgctgaacttcaagaagaaactgcCCTTGGAAGTACCCCCACCGGCTAACTAA